TGCCGATCGCATCCTCCGCGCCACCGGACTCCGCGTTGGCGAGGATGATCTGCACGACCTCCTCCACGCTGTCGGTGACATGGATCAGGCCGAGGTCGCCGGGTGAGATCTTGCCGGAGCCGCCCAGCGAGTCACGCATCCAGTCGACCAGCCCGGCCCAATACCTGCTGCCGAACAGGATGATCGGGAAACGAGTGATCTTGCGGGTCTGCACCAGGGTGAGCGCCTCGAACAGTTCGTCCAGGGTGCCGAAACCACCGGGCAGGCAGATGAAGGCCTCCGAGTACTTCACGAACATCGTCTTGCGGACGAAGAAGTAGCGGAAGTTGATGCCGAGATCGACCCACTCGTTGAGGCTCTGCTCGAACGGCAGCTCGATGCCGAGACCGATCGAATAGCCGCCCGCCTCACACGCGCCGCGGTTGACCGCCTCCATCGCGCCGGGGCCGCCGCCGGTGATCACCGCGAAACCGGCCCGGGCCAGCGCGGCACCGATGGCCAGGCCCGCCTGGTATTCGGGATGGTCGGGTTGGGTCCGCGCCGAACCGAACACGGTGACCGCGCGCGGCACCTCGGCGAGCGCGCCGAAACCCTCGACGAACTCGGCTTGGATGCGCAGCACGCGCCACGGGTCGGTATGCACCCAGTCGGTGTCGCCGCGCCGGTCGAGCAGGTTGCGATCGGCGGTGCCGACCTCGTTCGCCCGATCGCGCCGGAACATGACCGGTCCGCGGAACTTGGCTGTCGACTTCGGCTTGTTGGCAACCTCGCGGTCAGCGGCGTCGGTGGACATGCGAACCAAACTACCGGGAGGTTGTCGCGGCAACAGACCTGAGCCGAGAAGTCAGCCGCCGTTCACCTCGGGCGCCGCCGCGCATCAGGCGCGGTCGCCGGTGAGATAGGTGCGCAGCATGGCGGTGACGGCGGTGATCTGGTCGACCGGGACGTGCTCGTCACGCTTGTGCGCGAGGTTCGGATCGCCGGGACCGAAGTTCACCGCGGGGATACCGCGCGCCGCGAAACGAGCGACGTCGGTCCAGCCGTACTTTGCGCGCACACCACCGCCGCCGTGCTCGTGCACCGAGGCGATCAGGTCCGCGGCGGCCGGTGCGGTCAGGCCGGGCAGTGCGCCCGGGGCCGAATCGGTCACCTCGAAGGTCACGTCGAGACCGGCGAAAACCTCGCGCACGTGCGCGATCGCCTGATCGACCGTGCGGTCCGGCGCGAAACGGAAGTTCACGTCCACCTCAGCGGCGTCGGGCACCACGTTGCCCGCCACACCGCCCGCGACGCGCACCGCCGACAGACCCTCGCGGTAGCCACAGCCGTCGATGTCGACCTCACGCGCCCGGTACTCGGCCAGTCGCTGCAGGATCGGCGCGAGGCGGTGGATCGCGTTGTCGCCCAACCAGGCTCGCGCCGAATGCGCGCGCACCCCGGCGGTGGACAGCCGAACCCGCAGCGTCCCTTGGCAACCCGCCTCGATCCAGCCGCCCGAGGGTTCACCGAGCACGGCCAGATCGCCGGCCAGCCAGTCCGGCAGGTCGCGCTCGATATGCCCGAGACCGTTGAATTCCGAGGCGATCTCCTCGCAGTCGTAGAAGATCAGCGTCAGCTCGTGCACCGGTTCGGCGACCGTCGCGGCCAGGTGCAGGAACACCGCATCCCCGGATTTCATGTCCACCGAACCGCAGCCGAACAGCACCCGCTCGCCCGCGTCGTTCACCGCGAAATGGCTCGGCACGTTGTCGGCGATCGGCACCGTGTCCAGATGGCCGGCCAGCACCACCCGCGTCGGCAGGCCCCGGTTCGTCCGCGCCAGCACCACATTGCCGTGCCTGCGCACCTCGAAGCCCGTCGTCTGCTCGCGCAACGCCTGCTCCACGAGATCGGTGATCACCGCCTCGTCCCGCGACACACTGGGAATGTCCACCAGAGCTTTGGTCAGCGCGATCGGGTCCGCCCGCAGATCAAGGGTCACGCCCCCACCCTACGACCGCGCTCCCGCCAGACCGCGGCGCACGCCTTGGCACGCCGCACACCTCGTCCCTTGCGTGCCTCGGTCGCACTACACCCCGGCCGCACCGCACTGCGCGCAACGCCGCCACGTGCATCTGCCGCACTCGCTACATCGCCACAACGCATACATCTCCGACCACGAATTCGTGCGCCTAGAGCACTTGGATGCGCGACGCTGCCAGCCTGCTCCGGGTTGATGCCGGTGCATGTCGGTGAGCGCTGGACCGGGAAGTCCGGCGGCGTGGGGAGTGGCACAGGAGGAGGGTCACCGCTGGGGAGGGGAGGTCGGTAACCTCTCTGGACGTGAGTACTCAGGGAGCAGCAGCAGTCGGTATCGCCAACGTGACCGCGGACGGGACCGTCCTGGACACCTGGTACCCCAGTCCGGAGCTCGGCGTGTTCGCCGAGACCGGGACCAAGCGGCTGGACGAGGCGCCCGCCGAGTACGCCGCGCTGCTCGGGTTCGACGAGGCGCGTGGGGTCGATGTGGTCGCGGTGCGCACCACGATCGCTGACCTGTCCGCGGCGCCGGTCGACGCGCACGATGTCTACCTGCGCCTGCACCTGCTCTCGCATCGCCTGGTCCGTCCGCACGAGGTGAACCTGGACGGCCAGTTCGGCTTGCTCAGCAACGTGGTGTGGACCAACCACGGCCCGGCCGCGGTGGAGGGTTTCGAGACCACCCGCGCCAAGCTGCGCGCGCGCGGCCCGGTCACCGTGTACAGCGTCGACAAGTTTCCGCGCATGGTCGATTACGTGGTGCCCTCCGGGGTGCGGATCGGCGACGCCGACCGGGTCCGGCTCGGCGCGCACCTCGCCTCCGGCACCACCGTCATGCACGAGGGCTTCGTCAACTTCAACGCGGGCACCCTGGGCAACTCCATGGTCGAGGGCCGCATCTCCGCCGGTGTGGTGGTGGGCGACGGCTCCGACGTCGGCGGCGGCGCGTCCATCATGGGCACCCTGTCGGGCGGTGGCACCACCGTCATCTCCATCGGCGAACGCTCCCTGCTCGGCGCGAACGCGGGTGTCGGCATCCCGCTCGGCGACGACTGCGTCGTGGAGGCGGGCCTCTACGTCACCGCGGGCACCAAGGTCACCGGCCCGGACGGAACCGTCGTCAAGGCCAGCACCCTCAGCGGCCAGAACAACCTGCTCTTCCGCCGCAATTCGGTCACCGGCGCCGTGGAAGTGGTGCCGCACAAGGGCACCGGCGTCGAACTGAACGCCGCTCTGCACGCCAACGACTGACCCACCCCTACCCCACGCCGGTCGCGACCTGCCGTACAGCACCAGAACCGTTGTGCGGCAGGCATACCCGCCGCATCCGGCTCGCCAGACGCCTCCGCACGACCTGCCCCAGCGTCAAGCTCGCCACGGCGCAACCCTGCGCCACGTGCCTGACCACGGCGCACACTGCGCGCGGGCGCGTGCGCACCACTTCTACGTACGCCGTCGGCTTGTCCGGCGACGCCCGCCGCCATAGCCACGTCGCGGCCCGGCGACACGCGAACCTCCACATCCGCACAGCGCCCGCAGGGTCAGGTGAGGCGCTTTTTCTGGACCTTGCCCATGGCGTTGCGGGGCAACGTGTCGACCACGCGGATCTCGCGGGGGCGCTTGTGGGTCGAGAGTTGTTCGGCGACGTAGGCGATCAGGTCCTGTTCGAGGGAAGGCGCTGTCTCGCCGCGCAATACGACGAAGGCGACGATGCGCTGGCCCAGGTCGGGGTCGGGCAGGCCGACCACGGCGGTTTCGGCTACGGCGGGGTGGCCGAGGAGCACGGTCTCCACTTCGCCCGCGCCGATGCGGTACCCACCGGATTTGATCAGGTCCACGGATTCGCGGCCGACGATGCGATGGAATCCGTCGGGGTCGATGGCGGCGACATCGCCGGTCTTGAACCAGCCGTCCTGGGTCCAGCTCTCGGCTGTCGCCTCCGGCCGGTTCAGGTAACCGTCGAACAGCATCGGGCCGGAAACCTGTAGCGCGCCGATGCTTTCGCCGTCGTGCGCGACCTCGCCGCCCGCTTCGTCTCGCAGCCGGGTCCGCACGCCGCGCACCGCGGTGCCGACCCACCCGGGGCGGCGTTCACCGTCGGCGCGGGTGGACAGGGTGATCATGGTTTCGCTCATGCCGTAACGCTCGATGGGCGCGTGGCCGGTGAGTTCGCGCAGCTTCTCGAACACCGGGACGGGCAGCGGCGCACTGCCCGACACGAGCAGCCGGGCGGCGGCCAGTTCCTTTGCGGCATCGGGATCTTCGACGATCCGGGACCACACGGTGGGCACCCCGAAGTACAACGTGCCGTGCGCGGCGGCGTACGCCTGCGGGGTCGGCTTGCCGGTGTGCACGAGCGGGCTGCCCACCCGGAGCGGGCCGAGCAGACCGAGGATCAGCCCGTGCACGTGGAACAGCGGAAGTCCGTGCACCAGTGTGTCGTTCGCGGTCCACGCCCAGGCTTCCGCGAGCGCGTCCAACCCGGCGGCGATGGCACCGCGACTCAGCAGCACCCCCTTCGGCAAGCCGGTGGTGCCGGACGTGTACAGCACGAAAGCCGTTGACGCCGCATCGGGTTCGGGATAGGTATGCCAGGACCTGGCGTGCACGCGCACCGGAACCACCGGAAGTTCGCTGCCCGCAGGGGCTTTGCCGAGCCACGCCTGCGCGCCCGAATCGGACAGGATGTGCGCGAGTTCCGCGGTGCCCGAGTCCGGCGGCACCGGCACCACGGTCACTCCCGCGATCAGGCAGCCGACCACGGCGAGCACGGTGCCGACCGTCGGCTCGGCCAGCACGGCGACCCGGTCGGCCCGGGCCACTCGTTCCGCCACCGAGGTCGCGGCGCCGAGCAGATCACTGCGCGAGAGCGTCACGCCGTCGATGGTGACGGCATCCGGGATATCCGCGCCGCCTGCGACGGCGAGCGGGTTCAGGGAACTGAGCAACAGCGGCGAACCGAACGGCATTCGCCCAAACTACTTCGCCGTTCCCCGCCGCAGCAGCACCGGGCGGGGCCGGGAGTGTGACGGTTGACACGCCCATGAGGCGGTGAGAAAGTTTATGTACATCCTTCTCACTCGGACAGAGGTCAACGATGACCAGGCCACTTCGCGCAACGACGCACGAGTCCGAACCTGCGGACGAACTCGACATCACGCAGTTCATCGACGGCATGGTGGGACTGCTCGCCGGCGCGGCGAACGTCATCATGCAGCTCAGCAAGCCACCGGTCGGCTACGGCGTGCTGGAGAGCACCGTGCACAGCGGCAACGTGATGCTGCACCCGGTCAAACGCTTGCGCACCACGGTCACCTACCTCGCCGTGGCCATGCTGGGCTCCCCCGACGAGCGTGCCGACTATCGCGCAGCCGTCAACCGCTCGCACCGCCCCGTGCACTCGACCGCGTCGAGTCCGGTGCGCTACAACGCCTTCGACCCCGACCTGCAGTTGTGGGTGGCCGCCTGCCTGTACTGGGGCGCGCAGGACACCTACACGCGCCTGCACGGCCCGATGGACGAGGCGACCGCCGACGCGTTCTACCGGCACAGCGCCCGGCTCGGCACCACCTTGCAGGTGCGCGACGGCATGTGGCCCGCCGACCGCAAAGCCTTTGCCGCCTAT
This genomic stretch from Nocardia brasiliensis ATCC 700358 harbors:
- a CDS encoding TIGR00730 family Rossman fold protein; the encoded protein is MSTDAADREVANKPKSTAKFRGPVMFRRDRANEVGTADRNLLDRRGDTDWVHTDPWRVLRIQAEFVEGFGALAEVPRAVTVFGSARTQPDHPEYQAGLAIGAALARAGFAVITGGGPGAMEAVNRGACEAGGYSIGLGIELPFEQSLNEWVDLGINFRYFFVRKTMFVKYSEAFICLPGGFGTLDELFEALTLVQTRKITRFPIILFGSRYWAGLVDWMRDSLGGSGKISPGDLGLIHVTDSVEEVVQIILANAESGGAEDAIGTEDQW
- the dapE gene encoding succinyl-diaminopimelate desuccinylase translates to MTLDLRADPIALTKALVDIPSVSRDEAVITDLVEQALREQTTGFEVRRHGNVVLARTNRGLPTRVVLAGHLDTVPIADNVPSHFAVNDAGERVLFGCGSVDMKSGDAVFLHLAATVAEPVHELTLIFYDCEEIASEFNGLGHIERDLPDWLAGDLAVLGEPSGGWIEAGCQGTLRVRLSTAGVRAHSARAWLGDNAIHRLAPILQRLAEYRAREVDIDGCGYREGLSAVRVAGGVAGNVVPDAAEVDVNFRFAPDRTVDQAIAHVREVFAGLDVTFEVTDSAPGALPGLTAPAAADLIASVHEHGGGGVRAKYGWTDVARFAARGIPAVNFGPGDPNLAHKRDEHVPVDQITAVTAMLRTYLTGDRA
- the dapD gene encoding 2,3,4,5-tetrahydropyridine-2,6-dicarboxylate N-succinyltransferase — its product is MSTQGAAAVGIANVTADGTVLDTWYPSPELGVFAETGTKRLDEAPAEYAALLGFDEARGVDVVAVRTTIADLSAAPVDAHDVYLRLHLLSHRLVRPHEVNLDGQFGLLSNVVWTNHGPAAVEGFETTRAKLRARGPVTVYSVDKFPRMVDYVVPSGVRIGDADRVRLGAHLASGTTVMHEGFVNFNAGTLGNSMVEGRISAGVVVGDGSDVGGGASIMGTLSGGGTTVISIGERSLLGANAGVGIPLGDDCVVEAGLYVTAGTKVTGPDGTVVKASTLSGQNNLLFRRNSVTGAVEVVPHKGTGVELNAALHAND
- a CDS encoding acyl-CoA synthetase, translated to MPFGSPLLLSSLNPLAVAGGADIPDAVTIDGVTLSRSDLLGAATSVAERVARADRVAVLAEPTVGTVLAVVGCLIAGVTVVPVPPDSGTAELAHILSDSGAQAWLGKAPAGSELPVVPVRVHARSWHTYPEPDAASTAFVLYTSGTTGLPKGVLLSRGAIAAGLDALAEAWAWTANDTLVHGLPLFHVHGLILGLLGPLRVGSPLVHTGKPTPQAYAAAHGTLYFGVPTVWSRIVEDPDAAKELAAARLLVSGSAPLPVPVFEKLRELTGHAPIERYGMSETMITLSTRADGERRPGWVGTAVRGVRTRLRDEAGGEVAHDGESIGALQVSGPMLFDGYLNRPEATAESWTQDGWFKTGDVAAIDPDGFHRIVGRESVDLIKSGGYRIGAGEVETVLLGHPAVAETAVVGLPDPDLGQRIVAFVVLRGETAPSLEQDLIAYVAEQLSTHKRPREIRVVDTLPRNAMGKVQKKRLT
- a CDS encoding oxygenase MpaB family protein, translated to MTRPLRATTHESEPADELDITQFIDGMVGLLAGAANVIMQLSKPPVGYGVLESTVHSGNVMLHPVKRLRTTVTYLAVAMLGSPDERADYRAAVNRSHRPVHSTASSPVRYNAFDPDLQLWVAACLYWGAQDTYTRLHGPMDEATADAFYRHSARLGTTLQVRDGMWPADRKAFAAYWDRHLRGTTIDPPVRDYFNDLIDLKMLPLPLRLPFARAHRFFVTGLLPAHLRDQMGFTWSAREDWALERILRTLGTAETLLPAPVRMFPLNAYLADFRLRRRLGLRLV